One window from the genome of Candidatus Cloacimonadota bacterium encodes:
- a CDS encoding DUF134 domain-containing protein: protein MPRNKSLRTLQGLPTIKGFRPLWMRTNYRRAITLNLEEYETLRLIDYENLIQEQVAELMNVSRPTVTRIYDSARKKLGTALVEGRTFIIEGGDVQIARKYYLCEDCQHRMDLDGREDKPQICPACGSNRILSLQDCFIRGCRRCRRCK from the coding sequence ATGCCACGCAACAAGAGCTTACGTACACTACAAGGTCTTCCTACGATAAAGGGATTTCGTCCACTTTGGATGCGAACAAATTACCGTAGGGCCATAACCTTGAATTTGGAAGAGTACGAAACCCTTCGCTTGATAGACTATGAAAATCTTATTCAAGAGCAGGTGGCAGAATTAATGAATGTATCTCGCCCTACCGTTACACGCATATATGACAGTGCGCGAAAAAAACTGGGAACAGCACTGGTTGAAGGACGCACCTTTATTATTGAGGGCGGAGATGTCCAGATTGCTCGCAAATACTATCTATGCGAAGATTGTCAACATCGCATGGATTTAGATGGAAGAGAGGACAAACCACAAATCTGCCCCGCCTGTGGCTCAAACAGAATACTATCTCTGCAAGATTGCTTCATTCGTGGTTGCCGTCGCTGCAGAAGATGCAAATAA